TCCCGCCGGGAGATCGGCGCAAGGTGTTTGAAAAGAAAGATTTCCTCACCTTTTTTCTGCTGGCTCCGGGCATGGCGTTGCTGTGCGCGGTACTCTCGTTGGGCCGCCTCGACTGGTGGTTTGAAGCGCCGTGGATTGGCTGGTCGCTGGCGTTATCGCTGGTGCTGGTGGTCTCGGCAATCGTGTTTGAGCATAACCGCAGCAACCCTCTGCTCAACACCCGCTGGCTTTCGAGCGGCAGTATTTTACGCCTTGGGCTGATCATGCTGCTGATCCGTATCGTGCTGGCGGAACAGAATACCGGCGTCATCGGCTGGCTGCAGTACGTCGGGTTACAGAACGAACAGATGACCCATCTGGCGTGGGCCATTTTTGCCGGTATCGTCTGCGGCATCGTCACCAGCTGCCTGACGATTAAACCCACGAAGCTGGCCTGGCCGATCGTCACGTCGCTGGTGTTAATGATTATCGCCTCGCTGCTGGACAGCCAGTCGAACAACCTGACCCGACCGGATCAACTGATGTTCAGCCAGTTCCTGCTGGGTTTTGGCAGCGCCTTCTTCCTTGCCCCGGCCATGCTGGCGGGCATCGGCGGGGTTATCGCCGACCCGCGCAACCTGGTGAGCTTCTCGGTGCTGTTTGGTATGAGCCAGAACGTCGGCGGCCTGCTGGGTTCAGCCATACTCGGCACCTTCCAGACCTGGCGCGAAAAGTATCACTCCAGCCTGCTGGCCGATCAGCTCACCACCCTCAATCCGCTGGTCAACGAGCGCATTCAGGCCTATACCCAACTGTATAAAAGCCTGATCGGTGACAGCGCGCTGCTGAGCACGCAGGCCATTACCCAGCTCCAGACGGTGACCGCGCTTGAGGCGAATATTCTGGCTTACAATGATACCTACCTGCTGACGGCAAGCATCGCGGCCGCCACGCTAGTGTGGATTTTATGGCGCTTGCTGCGTCTGCGCATCACTGCCCAAATGGCGTTAAAAAATGCCACCGGCAACAAATAATGGATACGAGTCAATGACGTTTTGGGAGTTGTTATGAGTCAGCAGGATGCCGCTAAAGAGCAGGCCAATACCCGCAAAAATGTGCGCATAGTGTCTGTTTTCACCGCTGCGGCAATCGGTATTGTCGGGGTGCTGGTGATCCTTTATGCGTGGCAGCTTCCGCCGTTTACGCGCCACGCCCAGTTTACCGACAACGCCTACGTCCGGGGGCAGACCACCTTTATCAGCCCGCAGGTCAATGGCTATATCACGGACGTGAGAGTTAAGGATTTCGATAAGGTCAAAAAGGGTGACCTGCTGCTGCAAATCGATGACCGTATCTATCGCCAGCGCGTCCATCAGGCCGAAGCGCAGCTGGCAATGAAGATAGCCGCGCTGAACAACAACCTGCAACAGCGCAAAAGCGCGGAAGCGGTGATCGCCAAAAACGATGCGGCCCTGAAAAATGCCCGCGCGCAGAACCTGAAAAATCAGGCGGATTTAAAACGCGTAAAAGATCTGACGGCAGACGGGTCGCTCTCTGTTCGCGAGCGCGACGCGGCGCTGGCGAGTGCTGCTCAGGGCAGCGCTGACATCGAACAGGCGAAAGCCACGCTTGAGATGTCGCGTCAGGATCTGCAGACGGTGATCGTGAATCGCGGCTCGCTGGAAGCCGATGTCGATAACGCTAAAGCCGCGCTGGAGCTGGCGCAGATTGACCTGCAAAACACCCGTATCGTGGCCCCGCGCGACGGCCAGCTCGGCCAGATCGCCGTCCGTCTGGGGGCTTATGTCACCGCAGGCACCCACCTCACCACGCTGGTCCCGCCGCAGCACTGGGTTATCGCGAATATAAAAGAGACGCAGTTGGCCAATCTGCGCGTCGGACAGCCGGTCACGTTCACCGTGGATGCGCTGAACGATAAGGCCTATCAGGGCCGCGTTGAGAGTATCTCGCCGGCGACGGGGGTGGAGTTCAGCGCCATCACGCCGGACAACGCCACGGGCAACTTCGTCAAAATCGCCCAGCGTATTCCGGTGCGCATTGAGGTACTGGGTGATCCGGAAGCGTCTGCGCTGCTGCGCCCCGGCATGTCGGTGCAGGTCACGATTGATACCCGGGAGGCGAAGCCATGATCCTTCGCCCGCTGGTCGGTTTACTCATAGCCGCCCTGCTTGGCGGCTGCCAGTCCGTCGACGTTAAGCCCGCGCAATCGACGCTGCACATTCCTGCGCAATGGCGCGCGGCGACCGGCCCGGGCAGTGCGACAGAACAGCTGTGGTGGCGAAATTTTCACGACAGCTACCTGAACCGCTACGTCGATCTGGCGCTGGAAAACAACAGCGATGTGCTGATTGCCCGCGAGCGGATTAACGAATATCAGGCGCGGGTGTATGCCGCCGACGGTAGCCTGTTTCCCTCCCTGGATGCGGGCGTGACGGGCACCCGCGCCCGCTCCCAGTCTGCTGCTACCGGGCTTCCGGTATACGGCTCCCTGTATAAAGGCAGCCTGACCGCCAGCTACGATGTGGATATCTGGGGGGTGAACCGCAGCACCGCCAACGCCGCAGAGGCATCGCTGGAGGCGCAAAAAGCCGCCGCCGCCGCCGCAGACCTGACCGTCGCCTCATCGGTGGCCTCCGGCTATGTCACCCTGCTCTCTCTGGATGCACAGCTTCAGGTGACGCAGTCGACGCTTAAATCCCGCGAAGAGGCATTCAACCTCGCCCGACGTCAGTTTGAAACCGGCTACAGTTCGCGGCTGGAGCTGATGCAATCCGATTCCGAACTGCGCGCCACGCGCGCGCAGGTGCCGTTGATTAAGCACCAGATTGCACAGCAGGAGAACGCGTTGAGCGTGCTGCT
This region of Enterobacter cancerogenus genomic DNA includes:
- a CDS encoding efflux transporter outer membrane subunit; the encoded protein is MILRPLVGLLIAALLGGCQSVDVKPAQSTLHIPAQWRAATGPGSATEQLWWRNFHDSYLNRYVDLALENNSDVLIARERINEYQARVYAADGSLFPSLDAGVTGTRARSQSAATGLPVYGSLYKGSLTASYDVDIWGVNRSTANAAEASLEAQKAAAAAADLTVASSVASGYVTLLSLDAQLQVTQSTLKSREEAFNLARRQFETGYSSRLELMQSDSELRATRAQVPLIKHQIAQQENALSVLLGTQPGEVARSESFDVLTPLKLPSQLPSTLLNRRPDIVQAERALVASDATLAASRASLLPSINLTATGSVQDRTLSGLLDNPLQLWSAGGSILAPLLNRQALNAQVDISQSQRNQALYTYEKTVRNAFVEVNDSLDAITRYQEQLTELLAQQAVSQETLRIAQNRYRNGYSSYMDVLDAQRTLYSVQTNVVQVKNNLLLAQIDLYKALGGGWRSQ
- a CDS encoding HlyD family secretion protein yields the protein MSQQDAAKEQANTRKNVRIVSVFTAAAIGIVGVLVILYAWQLPPFTRHAQFTDNAYVRGQTTFISPQVNGYITDVRVKDFDKVKKGDLLLQIDDRIYRQRVHQAEAQLAMKIAALNNNLQQRKSAEAVIAKNDAALKNARAQNLKNQADLKRVKDLTADGSLSVRERDAALASAAQGSADIEQAKATLEMSRQDLQTVIVNRGSLEADVDNAKAALELAQIDLQNTRIVAPRDGQLGQIAVRLGAYVTAGTHLTTLVPPQHWVIANIKETQLANLRVGQPVTFTVDALNDKAYQGRVESISPATGVEFSAITPDNATGNFVKIAQRIPVRIEVLGDPEASALLRPGMSVQVTIDTREAKP
- a CDS encoding MFS transporter; this translates as MRLPQRDPYAPREWQPHEKPALLGSPSTPEHSTPKRIAYGVVGLLVCLTGALGNAVVTANLQNLQGTFGAWSTEIAWLPAVYVMTNVSINLLLVKFRQQYGLRAFTEGFLVLYVLVTFFHLFVNDLSSALMVRAAHGMVAAALSSLGIYYQIQAWPAKHRLKALTIGITGSSLAIPLARLFSTELLQLDEWRGLYFFELGLALISLACVMALKLPPGDRRKVFEKKDFLTFFLLAPGMALLCAVLSLGRLDWWFEAPWIGWSLALSLVLVVSAIVFEHNRSNPLLNTRWLSSGSILRLGLIMLLIRIVLAEQNTGVIGWLQYVGLQNEQMTHLAWAIFAGIVCGIVTSCLTIKPTKLAWPIVTSLVLMIIASLLDSQSNNLTRPDQLMFSQFLLGFGSAFFLAPAMLAGIGGVIADPRNLVSFSVLFGMSQNVGGLLGSAILGTFQTWREKYHSSLLADQLTTLNPLVNERIQAYTQLYKSLIGDSALLSTQAITQLQTVTALEANILAYNDTYLLTASIAAATLVWILWRLLRLRITAQMALKNATGNK